Proteins found in one Luteimonas chenhongjianii genomic segment:
- a CDS encoding FMN-binding negative transcriptional regulator, with the protein MSSPFDPRSHADVLALVRAYPLAWVIGHGGAMEPLDATPLPLLPELDDGGRIVSFLGHFARANPQVDALRADPRALLLFNGPDGYIPPRLVSDPRWGPTWNYAVARFAVRIEFVPDENAHALETLAATLEAGNPEPWTPERMGPEYPRKRQHIIAFHAHVEQARATFKLGQDEQPRTFHEIVAGMDDPALRAWMVAQRD; encoded by the coding sequence ATGAGCAGCCCGTTCGACCCGCGCAGCCATGCCGACGTGCTGGCCCTGGTGCGCGCGTATCCGCTGGCCTGGGTGATTGGCCATGGCGGCGCGATGGAGCCGCTCGATGCGACGCCGCTGCCCTTGCTGCCGGAGCTCGACGACGGTGGCCGCATCGTGTCCTTCCTCGGCCACTTCGCCCGGGCCAATCCGCAGGTGGACGCGCTGCGGGCCGACCCGCGTGCACTGCTGCTGTTCAACGGGCCCGATGGCTACATCCCGCCGCGCCTGGTCAGCGATCCCAGATGGGGGCCGACCTGGAACTACGCCGTCGCACGTTTTGCGGTCCGCATCGAATTCGTGCCCGACGAGAACGCCCATGCGCTCGAAACGCTGGCGGCGACGCTCGAGGCGGGCAATCCCGAGCCCTGGACGCCCGAGCGGATGGGCCCGGAGTATCCCCGCAAGCGCCAGCACATCATCGCCTTCCACGCGCACGTCGAGCAGGCGCGGGCGACGTTCAAGCTGGGCCAGGACGAACAGCCGCGGACCTTCCACGAGATCGTCGCCGGCATGGACGACCCGGCGCTGCGCGCGTGGATGGTCGCGCAGCGCGACTGA
- a CDS encoding acid phosphatase, translated as MRAGIRAAALAALLPALAGCALATREARLAAAPVPESAPGVSIGYLDAPAFDSVALLPAPPAPGSAAQAHDDAIAARSLPLQGTARWRQAAVDADLDFPAAEPLFSCALGVEIDAQRTPHLVRLLRRSLADAATAGRAAKDHWQRARPFVRNGAPVCTPQDSAKLMASAAYPSGHAAIGWTWALALVELAPERADPLLQRGRSFGESRMVCNVHWYSDIAAGERVGAATYARLQASPEFRADLSAARREIVAQRAAGATPQHCDDEAAGLRRSPLPVADARE; from the coding sequence ATGCGTGCGGGTATTCGGGCGGCCGCGCTTGCCGCCCTGTTGCCGGCACTGGCCGGCTGCGCGCTCGCCACGCGCGAGGCGCGGCTTGCCGCCGCGCCCGTGCCCGAGTCCGCGCCCGGCGTCAGCATCGGTTATCTCGATGCGCCCGCATTCGACAGCGTCGCGCTGCTGCCGGCGCCGCCCGCGCCGGGTTCGGCCGCGCAGGCCCACGACGACGCGATCGCCGCCCGCAGCCTGCCGTTGCAGGGCACCGCCCGCTGGCGCCAGGCTGCGGTCGATGCGGACCTGGACTTTCCGGCCGCCGAGCCGTTGTTCTCCTGCGCGCTCGGCGTCGAGATCGACGCGCAGCGCACGCCGCATCTGGTGCGGCTGCTGCGACGCAGCCTGGCCGACGCCGCCACCGCCGGCCGCGCGGCCAAGGACCACTGGCAGCGTGCGCGCCCGTTCGTGCGCAACGGCGCCCCGGTCTGCACCCCGCAGGACAGCGCCAAGCTGATGGCCAGTGCCGCGTATCCCTCCGGCCACGCTGCGATCGGCTGGACGTGGGCGCTGGCACTGGTCGAACTCGCGCCCGAACGCGCCGACCCGCTGCTGCAGCGCGGCCGCAGCTTCGGCGAGAGCCGCATGGTCTGCAACGTGCACTGGTACAGCGACATCGCCGCGGGTGAGCGCGTCGGCGCGGCGACCTATGCACGCCTGCAGGCATCGCCCGAGTTCCGCGCCGACCTTTCCGCCGCGCGCCGCGAGATCGTCGCGCAGCGGGCTGCGGGCGCCACGCCGCAGCACTGCGATGACGAGGCTGCCGGCCTGCGGCGCTCGCCGCTGCCGGTCGCCGACGCGCGCGAATGA
- a CDS encoding flavodoxin, with protein MRILLAHTSLSGNTRDVARAIHARCEALGHDVTWIDADIQNLAQACPDGAEHDLYILGSWSINAGRTPPEMKRFIADLVEVVGKPERVAVFGTGETQWGEEYYCGAARRIAAFFGTPYPRLEIEQMPHGERDALKIQRWTDTILACTESIPHADLPRLHA; from the coding sequence TTGCGCATCCTCCTCGCCCACACATCGCTGAGCGGCAACACGCGCGATGTCGCGCGTGCGATCCATGCGCGGTGCGAGGCGCTGGGCCACGACGTCACCTGGATCGATGCCGATATCCAGAACCTTGCGCAGGCCTGCCCCGATGGCGCCGAGCACGATCTCTACATCCTCGGCAGCTGGAGCATCAACGCCGGGCGCACGCCGCCGGAGATGAAGCGCTTCATCGCCGATCTGGTCGAGGTGGTCGGCAAGCCGGAACGCGTCGCGGTGTTCGGCACGGGCGAAACACAGTGGGGGGAGGAGTATTACTGCGGCGCGGCGCGGCGCATCGCCGCGTTCTTCGGCACGCCTTATCCGCGGCTGGAAATTGAACAGATGCCGCACGGCGAGCGCGACGCCCTGAAGATCCAACGCTGGACCGATACCATTCTTGCCTGTACCGAGAGCATCCCCCATGCAGACCTTCCACGCCTCCACGCCTGA
- a CDS encoding transaldolase, whose product MSAPRTASKLAQLRELSVVVADTGDAEAIARLRPVDCTTNPTLVRKALDLPIYADLVDRELARANELSGDPDAVARQVVDRLTIGVGRKLAGLVPGRVSTEVDADLSHDTEATIAKARQFIEMYRDAGVSRERVLIKIAATWEGIRAAKELQREDIDCNLTLIFNRTQAIACAEAGVFLISPFVGRILDWYVARGETPATIDDDPGVRFVRDVYTEFKRRGSPTVVMGASFRTTAQIEALAGCDRLTISPELLEALDKEYGELPRRLFPGKADGVGGTPVDAERFARDMAADQMATEKLESGIAAFTKDLHALRATIAGRLQAG is encoded by the coding sequence ATGTCTGCTCCAAGAACCGCGTCCAAACTCGCCCAGCTGCGCGAGCTCTCCGTCGTGGTCGCCGACACCGGCGACGCCGAGGCCATCGCCCGCCTGCGGCCGGTCGACTGCACGACCAATCCCACCCTCGTGCGCAAGGCGCTGGACCTGCCGATCTATGCCGATCTGGTCGATCGTGAACTCGCTCGCGCGAATGAGTTGTCCGGCGATCCCGACGCCGTCGCCCGCCAGGTCGTCGATCGGCTGACGATCGGCGTGGGCCGCAAGCTCGCCGGCCTCGTCCCCGGCCGGGTGTCGACCGAGGTCGACGCCGATCTCTCGCACGACACCGAGGCGACCATCGCCAAGGCCCGTCAGTTCATCGAGATGTACCGCGACGCCGGCGTCTCGCGCGAGCGCGTGCTGATCAAGATCGCCGCGACCTGGGAAGGCATCCGCGCCGCCAAGGAGCTGCAGCGCGAGGACATCGACTGCAACCTGACGCTGATCTTCAACCGGACCCAGGCGATCGCCTGCGCCGAAGCCGGCGTCTTCCTGATCTCGCCGTTCGTCGGCCGCATCCTCGACTGGTATGTCGCGCGCGGCGAAACGCCGGCGACCATCGACGACGATCCGGGCGTGCGTTTCGTGCGCGACGTCTATACCGAGTTCAAGCGTCGCGGTTCGCCGACCGTGGTGATGGGCGCGTCGTTCCGCACCACCGCGCAGATCGAGGCGCTCGCCGGCTGCGACCGCCTGACGATCTCGCCGGAGCTGCTCGAAGCGCTGGACAAGGAATACGGCGAGTTGCCGCGCCGGCTCTTTCCGGGCAAGGCCGACGGCGTCGGCGGCACGCCGGTCGATGCCGAGCGTTTCGCACGCGACATGGCCGCCGATCAGATGGCCACCGAGAAGCTGGAAAGCGGGATCGCCGCCTTCACCAAGGATCTGCACGCGCTGCGGGCCACCATCGCCGGGCGGTTGCAGGCCGGCTGA
- a CDS encoding acyl-CoA thioesterase: protein MAPLADTPKTEARMLEIVFPDHTNHMGTLFGGTALAWMDKAAFIAASRYSRRTVVTARSEQVDFKLPIRQGQLVEIIARVVEVGRTSMQVEVELIAEDLLSGERELCTRGRFVMIALDARGRPVQVAPLPGGTA, encoded by the coding sequence ATGGCCCCGCTCGCCGACACGCCCAAGACCGAGGCGCGGATGCTGGAGATCGTGTTCCCCGATCACACCAATCACATGGGCACGCTGTTCGGTGGGACCGCGCTGGCGTGGATGGACAAGGCCGCGTTCATCGCCGCCTCGCGCTACTCGCGCCGCACCGTGGTGACGGCGCGTTCGGAACAGGTGGATTTCAAGCTGCCGATCCGCCAGGGCCAGCTGGTCGAGATCATCGCGCGCGTGGTCGAAGTGGGCCGCACCTCGATGCAGGTGGAAGTGGAACTGATCGCCGAAGACCTGCTCAGCGGCGAGCGCGAACTGTGCACGCGCGGCCGTTTCGTGATGATCGCGCTCGATGCGCGCGGCCGCCCCGTACAGGTGGCTCCGCTGCCCGGAGGCACCGCATGA
- a CDS encoding thioredoxin family protein gives MQTFHASTPDDYAAALAAHPRLLVDYYKDDCPGCKMLDMSLAKFAATADAEGLALLKVKMEVIGEDFFRGLNLRQTPTLSLFKDGSEAARLPGFQAPAQIAQAVAAHFATADA, from the coding sequence ATGCAGACCTTCCACGCCTCCACGCCTGACGACTACGCCGCAGCACTGGCCGCGCATCCGCGCCTGCTGGTCGACTACTACAAGGACGATTGCCCGGGCTGCAAGATGCTCGACATGTCGCTGGCGAAGTTCGCCGCGACCGCCGATGCCGAAGGCCTCGCGCTGCTGAAGGTGAAGATGGAGGTGATCGGCGAGGACTTCTTCCGCGGTCTGAACCTGCGGCAGACGCCGACGCTGTCGCTGTTCAAGGACGGCAGCGAAGCCGCGCGCCTGCCGGGCTTCCAGGCACCGGCGCAGATCGCGCAGGCGGTGGCGGCGCACTTCGCGACGGCGGACGCCTGA
- a CDS encoding MipA/OmpV family protein yields the protein MKAALLLLLAVPGFAFAQSRDQAGAAPQRGWSVGVAVAAADSPYVGEGARILPFPMFAYEGERLFLRGISGGVHLIDTGAFQIDALVSARLDGFDIDDLSASGLAANGLEAVLLDDRDHGLDAGIGAAWSGSFGRVRVQALADVTDTSGGHDIGVEYTYMLRSGAWTILPSAGVRWMSKDLTKYYFGTQDAEVERGVPRYNPGSAVVPSLSVAATRPLGERWNFLGGFTYRLLPDELSDSPLLERNAHGVPSIFGGVSYRF from the coding sequence ATGAAAGCTGCGCTTCTGCTGCTTCTTGCTGTACCCGGATTTGCCTTCGCCCAGAGCCGCGACCAGGCGGGCGCCGCGCCTCAGCGCGGCTGGTCGGTCGGCGTGGCCGTTGCCGCCGCCGACAGTCCCTACGTGGGCGAAGGCGCGCGCATCCTGCCGTTCCCGATGTTCGCCTACGAGGGCGAGCGCCTGTTCCTTCGAGGGATCTCCGGTGGCGTGCATCTGATCGACACCGGCGCGTTCCAGATCGACGCGCTGGTATCGGCGCGGCTCGACGGTTTCGACATCGACGACCTGAGCGCATCGGGGCTCGCCGCGAACGGCCTCGAGGCGGTGCTGCTCGACGACCGCGACCACGGCCTCGACGCCGGCATCGGCGCGGCCTGGTCCGGCAGCTTCGGCCGCGTGCGGGTGCAGGCACTGGCCGATGTCACCGACACCAGCGGAGGCCACGACATCGGCGTCGAATACACCTACATGCTGCGCTCGGGCGCGTGGACGATCCTGCCCAGCGCCGGCGTCCGCTGGATGTCGAAGGACCTGACCAAGTACTACTTCGGCACGCAGGACGCCGAAGTCGAGCGCGGTGTGCCGCGCTACAACCCGGGCTCGGCGGTCGTGCCTTCGCTCAGCGTTGCCGCGACGCGTCCGCTTGGCGAGCGCTGGAACTTCCTCGGTGGCTTCACCTACCGCCTGCTGCCCGACGAGCTTTCCGACAGTCCGCTGCTGGAGCGCAACGCCCACGGGGTGCCGTCGATCTTTGGCGGGGTGAGTTACCGGTTCTGA
- a CDS encoding oxidoreductase-like domain-containing protein — MTAQVPVPDDPRPQAPEPPLPSDCCDSGCAVCVHDSYADDLQYYREQLAAWRARHPDAD, encoded by the coding sequence ATGACCGCGCAGGTGCCCGTGCCCGATGATCCGCGCCCGCAGGCGCCGGAACCACCGCTGCCCAGCGATTGCTGCGACAGCGGTTGCGCGGTGTGCGTGCACGACAGCTACGCCGATGACCTGCAGTACTACCGCGAGCAGCTCGCGGCCTGGCGGGCGCGCCATCCCGACGCGGACTGA
- a CDS encoding fructose bisphosphate aldolase — protein MAVNQEQLDRIRAGKGFIAALDQSGGSTPKALKLYGIEENEYADDAEMFGLVHKMRSRIVTSPAFSGERVFGAILFERTLDDRFDGRDAAEYLWQVKGVVPFLKIDKGLEDEANGVQLLKPIPGLDALLARARAKGVFGTKERSVIKQNNAAGIAAVLDQQFELGQQVLAAGLVPIIEPEVDIKAADKAEIETTLKQGLLERLDKVDASTPVILKLTLPEVDGFFQELVDHPSVLKVVALSGGYSRDDANARLARNPGVVASFSRALTEGLSAQQSDDQFNAALDTAIESIYRASIA, from the coding sequence GTGGCAGTCAATCAGGAACAGCTGGACAGGATCAGGGCAGGCAAGGGCTTCATCGCCGCGCTCGACCAGAGTGGGGGCAGCACGCCCAAGGCGCTCAAGCTCTACGGCATCGAGGAGAACGAGTACGCCGACGATGCTGAGATGTTCGGCCTCGTGCACAAGATGCGCAGCCGCATCGTCACCAGCCCCGCCTTCAGCGGCGAGCGCGTGTTCGGCGCGATCCTGTTCGAGCGCACGCTCGACGACCGGTTCGACGGCCGCGACGCCGCCGAATACCTGTGGCAGGTCAAGGGCGTCGTGCCGTTCCTGAAGATCGACAAGGGCCTGGAAGACGAGGCGAACGGCGTGCAGCTGCTCAAGCCGATCCCGGGCCTGGACGCGCTGCTGGCCCGCGCCAGGGCCAAGGGCGTGTTCGGCACCAAGGAGCGTTCGGTCATCAAGCAGAACAATGCCGCCGGCATCGCCGCGGTGCTCGACCAGCAGTTCGAACTCGGCCAGCAGGTGCTTGCCGCCGGCCTGGTGCCGATCATCGAGCCCGAGGTCGACATCAAGGCCGCCGACAAGGCGGAGATCGAGACCACCCTCAAGCAGGGCCTGCTCGAGCGCCTCGACAAGGTGGACGCATCGACGCCGGTGATCCTCAAGCTCACGCTGCCGGAAGTCGACGGCTTCTTCCAGGAACTGGTCGATCACCCGAGCGTGCTGAAGGTCGTCGCGCTGTCGGGCGGCTACAGCCGCGACGACGCCAACGCGCGCCTGGCCAGGAACCCGGGCGTGGTCGCGAGCTTCAGCCGCGCACTCACCGAAGGGCTGAGCGCGCAGCAGAGCGACGACCAGTTCAACGCCGCGCTCGATACCGCGATCGAATCGATCTACCGCGCATCGATCGCCTGA
- the mntR gene encoding manganese-binding transcriptional regulator MntR — MPARKATPADAAPDRAPKAGLPEASVHVENFRQVREARRSELVEDYVELIADLLADRGEARQVDIAERLGVAQPTVARMLQRLVRDGLVTQKPYRGAFLTEAGQTLADASRARHQTVESFLLALGVPPDIARRDAEGIEHHVSPETLAAFEAFVRNAKA; from the coding sequence ATGCCCGCTCGCAAGGCCACGCCCGCCGATGCGGCCCCGGACCGCGCCCCGAAGGCCGGGCTGCCCGAGGCCAGCGTGCACGTGGAGAACTTCCGCCAGGTGCGCGAGGCGCGCCGCTCGGAGCTGGTCGAGGACTACGTCGAACTGATCGCCGACCTCCTCGCCGACCGCGGCGAGGCGCGGCAGGTCGACATCGCCGAGCGCCTCGGCGTGGCCCAGCCGACCGTCGCCCGCATGCTGCAGCGGCTGGTCCGCGACGGGCTGGTGACGCAGAAGCCCTACCGCGGCGCGTTCCTCACCGAGGCCGGGCAGACCCTCGCCGACGCCAGCCGCGCCCGCCATCAGACGGTGGAATCGTTCCTGCTCGCACTCGGCGTGCCGCCCGACATCGCGCGGCGCGATGCCGAGGGCATCGAGCATCACGTCAGCCCCGAAACGCTGGCCGCGTTCGAGGCGTTCGTGCGGAACGCGAAGGCCTGA
- a CDS encoding ribonucleotide-diphosphate reductase subunit beta, with protein MSATLSATPLDRIKILEPRHPNRSTGIINGRTSGILNWNDIPYPSFYRAYKELTTNFWIPDEVDMKSDAKQYGELSAREKNAYDSIIGLLATLDSPQTRFIYNVAEYITDPAAHANAAIIGQQEVIHNESYSYVLASITGLADQNRVFELARTHPTIIARNQPIMESYNDFMREKSAETLIRSLVQSSILEGINFYSGFAYFYNLVRQNRMTGTGKIISFINRDELAHSKFISELIRAIVGENQSLQGDQLTQYVHDAFEHAIQLETRWTSEVLDGIDGIDVDEMVRYVKYRANKMAGMLGIEKLYSDTTDNVMPWIKAYADNFTETKTDFFEMRNASYKKTNSDNGFDDL; from the coding sequence ATGTCCGCCACGCTCAGTGCCACCCCGCTCGACCGCATCAAGATCCTCGAGCCGCGTCACCCCAACCGCTCCACCGGCATCATCAACGGCCGGACCAGCGGCATCCTCAACTGGAACGACATTCCGTATCCGTCGTTCTACCGCGCCTACAAGGAACTGACGACCAACTTCTGGATTCCGGACGAGGTCGACATGAAGAGCGACGCCAAGCAGTACGGCGAGCTCTCGGCGCGCGAGAAGAACGCCTACGATTCGATCATCGGCCTGCTGGCCACACTGGATTCGCCGCAGACGCGCTTCATCTACAACGTCGCCGAATACATCACCGACCCGGCCGCGCATGCGAACGCCGCGATCATCGGCCAGCAGGAAGTGATCCACAACGAGAGCTACAGCTACGTGCTGGCCTCGATCACCGGCCTGGCCGACCAGAACCGCGTGTTCGAACTCGCGCGCACGCATCCGACGATCATCGCGCGCAACCAGCCGATCATGGAGTCCTACAACGACTTCATGCGCGAAAAATCCGCCGAGACGCTGATCCGCTCGCTGGTGCAGTCGTCGATCCTCGAAGGCATCAACTTCTATTCCGGCTTCGCGTACTTCTACAACCTGGTCCGCCAGAACCGGATGACCGGCACCGGCAAGATCATCAGCTTCATCAACCGCGACGAACTGGCGCACAGCAAGTTCATCAGCGAACTCATCCGCGCCATCGTCGGCGAGAACCAGTCGCTGCAGGGCGACCAGCTCACCCAGTACGTGCACGACGCGTTCGAACACGCGATCCAGCTTGAGACCCGCTGGACCAGCGAAGTGCTCGACGGCATCGATGGCATCGACGTCGACGAGATGGTCCGCTACGTGAAGTACCGCGCCAACAAGATGGCCGGCATGCTCGGCATCGAGAAGCTGTATTCCGACACCACCGACAACGTGATGCCGTGGATCAAGGCCTACGCCGACAACTTCACCGAGACCAAGACCGACTTCTTCGAGATGCGGAACGCGTCGTACAAGAAGACGAATTCTGATAACGGGTTTGATGATCTCTGA
- a CDS encoding ribonucleoside-diphosphate reductase subunit alpha encodes MPPTSAAPAVEPDDTVPPPPSAAMHTAIAETADVDADVSTWITKEAGNRRIPYDRARLERSIDRTHAEFPQLDIADYKRSVFGFVERKEAVNADDLTDHLIREAEARVDVTAPEWEFFAARLYLHRLYKRASRNRFYDAEQKYGSYVGLQESLADRNIYSNDILRAYSKEELQEAGRMIDAERDKLFAYNGLYLLATRYLATDHSRAVFELPQERWLTIALYLMQNETRGGRERRMQLVGEAYWALSNLYMTVATPTLQNAGKVGGQLSSCFIDTVDDSLQGIYDSNTDIARVSKGGGGVGAYMGYVRSSGSAIRGVPNSSGGVVPWIKQLNNTAVSVDQLGQRKGAVAVYLDVWHRDIENFLDLRLNNGDQRLRAHDVFTSICIPDLFMEAVERRGDWYLFDPHEVHRIKGWYLQDFFDEKKGDPNGSFRKRYEEVVNDERISRKTVKAIDIFKRIMVSQLETGNPFMFYRDEVNRKNPNKHVGRVYSSNLCTEILQNMSPTKMMQEIISGNQIVTTKQAGDFVVCNLSSVNLGRAVVPQEGQGDLITDVLERLIPIQVRMLDNVIDLNQLPVPQATITNQKYRAIGLGTFGWHHLLAQKGIQWNDKAAEDFSDSLYERINFLTVQASMELAKEKGAYPVFQGSDWHTGAYFRDRDYNSPQWLDLAAQVGVNGMRNGWLMAVAPNMSTAQIAGSTASIDPIYSAFYYEEKKDYRRPVAAPGLSLETWPYYEKGAYKVDQFASVRQNARRQRHVDQAISFNLYVPSTIRASTLLELHMTAWREGIKTTYYVRSNDIDIAECEWCSS; translated from the coding sequence ATGCCCCCCACTTCCGCCGCGCCCGCCGTCGAACCCGACGACACGGTGCCGCCGCCCCCGAGCGCCGCCATGCACACCGCAATTGCCGAAACCGCCGACGTCGATGCCGACGTTTCCACCTGGATCACCAAGGAAGCCGGCAACCGCCGCATTCCGTACGACCGTGCGCGCCTGGAGCGCAGCATCGACCGCACCCATGCCGAGTTCCCGCAGCTCGACATCGCCGACTACAAGCGCAGCGTGTTCGGCTTCGTCGAGCGCAAGGAAGCCGTCAACGCCGACGATCTCACCGACCACCTGATCCGCGAGGCCGAGGCCCGCGTCGATGTCACCGCGCCGGAGTGGGAATTCTTCGCCGCGCGCCTGTACCTGCACCGCCTGTACAAGCGCGCCAGCCGCAACCGCTTCTACGATGCCGAGCAGAAGTACGGCTCGTATGTGGGCCTGCAGGAGTCGCTGGCCGACCGCAACATCTATTCCAACGACATCCTGCGCGCCTATTCCAAGGAAGAGCTGCAGGAAGCCGGTCGCATGATCGACGCCGAACGCGACAAGCTGTTCGCCTACAACGGCCTGTACCTGCTGGCCACGCGCTACCTCGCCACCGACCACTCGCGCGCGGTGTTCGAGCTGCCGCAGGAGCGCTGGCTGACCATCGCCCTGTACCTGATGCAGAACGAGACCCGCGGCGGCCGCGAGCGCCGCATGCAGCTCGTCGGCGAGGCCTACTGGGCGCTGTCGAACCTGTACATGACCGTGGCCACGCCGACGCTGCAGAACGCCGGCAAGGTCGGCGGCCAGCTGTCGTCGTGCTTCATCGACACCGTCGACGATTCGCTGCAGGGCATCTACGACTCCAACACCGATATCGCCCGCGTCTCCAAGGGCGGCGGCGGCGTGGGTGCGTACATGGGCTATGTGCGCTCGAGCGGTTCGGCCATCCGCGGCGTGCCCAATTCCTCGGGCGGCGTGGTGCCGTGGATCAAGCAGCTCAACAACACCGCCGTCTCGGTCGACCAGCTGGGCCAGCGCAAGGGCGCGGTCGCGGTGTACCTGGACGTGTGGCACCGCGACATCGAGAACTTCCTCGACCTGCGGCTCAACAACGGCGACCAGCGCCTGCGCGCGCACGACGTGTTCACCTCGATCTGTATCCCCGATCTCTTCATGGAAGCGGTCGAGCGTCGCGGCGACTGGTACCTGTTCGACCCGCACGAGGTCCACCGCATCAAGGGCTGGTACCTGCAGGATTTCTTCGACGAGAAGAAGGGCGACCCCAACGGCAGCTTCCGCAAGCGCTACGAGGAAGTCGTCAATGACGAGCGCATCTCGCGCAAGACCGTCAAGGCGATCGACATCTTCAAGCGGATCATGGTGTCGCAGCTCGAGACCGGCAATCCCTTCATGTTCTACCGCGACGAAGTGAACCGGAAGAACCCGAACAAGCATGTCGGCCGCGTGTATTCGTCGAATCTCTGCACCGAGATCCTGCAGAACATGAGCCCGACGAAGATGATGCAGGAGATCATCTCCGGCAATCAGATCGTCACCACCAAGCAGGCCGGCGACTTCGTCGTCTGCAACCTGTCGTCGGTGAACCTCGGCCGCGCGGTCGTGCCGCAGGAAGGCCAGGGCGATCTGATCACCGACGTGCTCGAGCGCCTGATCCCGATCCAGGTCCGCATGCTCGACAACGTGATCGATCTCAACCAGCTGCCCGTGCCGCAGGCCACGATCACCAACCAGAAGTACCGCGCGATCGGCCTGGGCACCTTCGGCTGGCACCACCTGCTGGCGCAGAAGGGCATCCAGTGGAACGACAAGGCCGCCGAGGACTTCAGCGATTCGCTCTACGAGCGCATCAACTTCCTCACCGTGCAGGCCAGCATGGAACTCGCCAAGGAAAAGGGCGCCTACCCGGTCTTCCAGGGCAGCGACTGGCACACCGGCGCCTACTTCCGCGACCGCGACTACAACAGCCCGCAGTGGCTGGACCTGGCCGCGCAGGTCGGCGTCAACGGCATGCGCAACGGCTGGCTGATGGCGGTGGCGCCGAACATGTCCACCGCGCAGATCGCCGGCTCCACCGCGTCGATTGATCCGATCTACTCGGCGTTCTATTACGAGGAGAAGAAGGACTACCGCCGCCCGGTCGCAGCCCCCGGCCTGTCGCTCGAGACCTGGCCCTACTACGAGAAGGGCGCCTACAAGGTCGACCAGTTCGCGTCGGTGCGCCAGAACGCGCGCCGCCAGCGCCACGTCGACCAGGCGATCAGCTTCAACCTCTACGTGCCCAGCACCATCCGCGCCAGCACCCTGCTGGAGCTGCACATGACCGCATGGCGCGAGGGCATCAAGACCACGTACTACGTGCGCTCCAACGACATCGACATCGCCGAATGCGAATGGTGTTCGAGCTGA